The genomic interval AGGAGGGCCGTGCGATCGTCTCCGAGGGCTCCCGCGAGGCCGTCGAGGCCGACGTGATGGCGATGCACGGTTACGGCCTGCGGGCCACGATGGAACGGACGTCGGAGAGCTGATGGCCTACGAGTTCGTGCGTCGCGCCGACGGCCTGGTCATGTGCCGCCTCGACCCGCAGGAGAAGGCGGTCGTCGCCCAGGTCGCGCAAGAGGTCTCCGATCTGATCCGGGCGGATCTCGGCATCGGCGCGCAGCCGCCGCGGGTGCAGCAGGCCGCCGCCTCCGACGATCCGCTCGAGCGCCTCGAGGCGGAGTTCGCGGCGAGCGGCCCGCGCGCGCCCTCGGACACGGCCGTGCAGCGCCTGTTCCCCGCGGCCTCGGAGGAGGCCGAGCTCGCCGCCGAGTTCCGTCGTCTCGGCCAGCAGGACCTCGCCGAGTCCAAGCTCCGCGCGCTCGGCATCGTGCAGCGGTCGATCGACGGCGCCGGCCCGATCCGCGCCGAGATCGTGCTGGACCCGGAGTCCTCGGCCGCGTGGCTCACGGCCCTCAACGACATGCGCCTGGTCCTCGCCGATCGTCTGTCGCTGCGCCGCGACGACGACATCGAGACCCTCCGCATGCTCCGGCAGATCGAGAACGACGCCGACCTCTCCGACGTCCCGGGCGCGCCCGGCACGTCCCTCGCCGAGGAGCACGAGGGCGAGGACGAGGAGTCCACCGTGGCCGGCCCGGACCTCGTGCTCGCCGTGTACGACCTGCTGACCTGGCTCCAGGAGTCGCTCGTCGGGGTCCAGGCCCACGACGATCCGGAGCGCTGAGCGCCCGGCGCCCCGGCCGCCGGTCCCGGGGAGCGTCGACGGAGCCGGGCGCGTGAACAGATGTGACGGCTGCGACGCCGTTCCTGTGATTCCGCTTGCAAAGCGCCGTGCATCTCCCGACAACGCCGCCGGCTGTCCGTAGCCTGACCGGGATGAACAACGCTCCCATCGGCATCTTCGACTCTGGCGTCGGAGGCCTCACGGTCGCCCGCGCGATCCTCGATCAGCTGCCCCAGGAGGAGCTGCTCTACATCGGGGACACCGCGCACACGCCGTACGGCCCCCGCCCCATCGCCGAGGTGCGCGCCATCGCCCTCGAGATCATGGACACCCTCGTCGACCGGGGCGTGAAGATGCTGGTCATCGCGTGCAACACGGCGTCGGCCGCGGTGCTCCGCGACGCCCGCGAGCGCTACGACGTGCCCGTCGTCGAGGTCATCCAGCCCGCCGTGCGCCGCGCCGTCGCCGCGACCCGCAACCGCCGCATCGGCGTGATCGGCACCGCCGCGACCGTCGCCTCGCGCGCCTACGAGGACGCGTTCGCCGCGGCCCCCGACCTCGCGATCACGACCGCCGCGTGCCCCCGCTTCGTCGAGTTCGTCGAACGCGGCGAGGTGACCGGCGACGAGGTGGTCGCCGTCGCCGAGCAGTACCTCGCCCCCGTCAAGGAGGCCGGCGTCGACACCCTCGTGCTCGGCTGCACGCACTACCCGATGCTCGCGGGCCCCATCTCCTACGTGATGGGCCCCGAGGTCACCCTCGTCGCGTCCTCCGAGGAGACCGCGCTCGAGGTCTACCGCCTGCTGCGCAGCCACGACATGCTGCGCGCCGAGGCCGCCGCCCCGCGCCACGTGTTCTCCGAGACCGCCGCACGGCCGGGCGAGCCCTCCACCTTCGCGCGGCTGTCGCGCCGCTTCCTCGGGCCCGCGGTCACCATGACCGCGACGCTGCCCGTCATCACCGCCGATGCCGTCGAGGACGCCGGCATCCGCATCCCGGCCGAGGGAGGCCCCCGATGAGAGTCCACGTGATCGGCTGCAACGGCAGCTTCGCCGGCCGCGAGTCGGCTGCCTCCTCCTACCTCGTCGAGCACACCGACGACGACGGCCGCACCTGGCGCGTCCTGTTCGACCTCGGCAGCGGCGCCTTCGGCACCCTGCAGCGCGTGATCGACCCGACCGAGCTCGACGCGGTCGTCATCTCCCACCTGCACCCCGACCACTACCTCGACCTGACCGGTCTCGAGGTGTTCTGGGCCTACAACGAGCGCCAGGACCTGCCCCAGCTGCCGCTGTACGGTCCGGCCGCGCTGCCCGGGCGGATCCGGGCGGTCATGGACCGCGACGACGACGTGCCCGACGGTCTGACCACGGTCCCCTTCGACTACCGGTCGATCACCGATCGCGCCACGATCGAGATCGGCCCGCTCGTGATCGAGGCCCGCGAGGTCCTCCACCCGGTCGAGAGCTACGGCTTCCGCATCATGGCGGGCGACGCACTGCTGGTGTACTCGGGCGACTCCGACGCATGCGAGGCCCTCGACGAGCTCGCCGCCGGTGCGGACCTGTTCCTGTGCGAGGCGGGGTACATCGAGGGTCGCGACGACCGCTTCACGGGCGTGCACCTGACCGGCCGCCGCGCAGGCGAGACCGCCATGCGCGCCGGCGTGCGCCGGGTGGCGCTCACCCACATCCCGTGCTGGACCGACCCCGCGATCCCCGAGCGGGAGGCTCGCGCGGTGTGCGACCTGCCGCTCCAGGTGGTCCAGGCGCTCGACGTGTTCGAGGTCGAGCCGCGCGCCGTCGCCGCCGCCCCGTTCTCCGGGCGCGCCGTCGGCACGACCCCGATCGCCGCCCGCCGCTGAGCCGGGCCGCCCCCGCCGGGCGGCGCACCACGACGTATCGTGGGGAGCCGTGCCCGCCGCAGGCCGCGACGCCTCGCCGTGCACGGCCGAGCCGGCGCGCACGGCGCGAGACCAGGCCGCCCAGACCCCCGTCGGAAGGACCCTCATGACCACCACGCCCTCGACCCCTCAGCCGGAGGCCGCCCGCGGCGACCGCGTCGACGGTCGCACCCCCGACCAGCTGCGCGAGGTGACGATCGAGCGGGGCTGGTCCGCGCACGCCGAGGGCAGCGCCCTCATCTCCTTCGGCCGCACCCGCGTGCTGTGCACCGCGTCGTTCACCCCGGGCGTGCCCCGCTGGAAGAAGGGCTCGGGCAGCGGCTGGGTCACCGCCGAGTACGCGATGCTGCCGCGCGCGACCTCGACGCGTTCCGACCGGGAGAGCGTCAAGGGCAAGATCGGCGGCCGCACCCACGAGATCTCGCGCCTCATCGGCCGCTCGCTGCGCGCGATCATCGATCTCGACGCGCTCGGCGAGAACACGATCCAGATCGACTGCGACGTGCTCCAGGCCGACGGCGGCACCCGGACCGCTGCGATCACGGGCGCCTACGTGGCCCTCGCGGACGCCGTCTCGTGGGGCAAGCGGCACACGGCGATCCCGGCCGCACGGACCGTGCTGACCGACTCCGTCTCGGCCGTCAGCGTCGGCATCATCGACGGTAGGCCGCTGCTGGACCTCGAGTACCGCGAGGACGTGCACGCCGGGACCGACATGAACGTCGTGGTCACGGGCGCCGGCCAGTTCGTCGAGGTGCAGGGCACCGCCGAGGGCGCGCCGTTCGACCGCGCCGAGCTCGACGCCCTGCTCGACCTCGCCGTCGACGGCTGCGGGCGCCTCGCCGCGATCCAGCGCGAGACCCTCGGGACGAGCCGATGAGCGTCGACGCACCCGCCGGCGCGCGCGTCGTGCTCGCGACGCACAACGCCAAGAAGCTGCGCGAGCTGCGGCGCATCCTCGCCGAGGAGATCCCCGGCTTCGACGAGCGCACCGTGGTCTCGGCCGCGCAGATCGAGCTGCCGGACGTCGTCGAGGACGGCACCTCCTTCGCCGCCAACGCTCTGCTCAAGGCGCGCGCCGCCGCGAGCGCGACGGGACTGCTCGCGGTCGCCGACGACTCCGGGCTCGCCGTGGACATCCTCGGCGGCAGCCCCGGCATCTTCTCGGCCCGCTGGTCGGGCCGCCACGGCGACGACGAGGCCAACAACGACCTGCTGCTCGCCCAGCTCTCCGACATCGCCGCCGAGCACCGCGGCGCGCAGTTCGTGTGCGCCGCGGCGCTCGTCGCGCCCGCGGCGGGCGTCGAGGTGGTCGAGGAGGGCATCATGCGCGGTCGCCTCCTCGGCGAGCGCCGCGGCGAGGGCGGATTCGGCTACGACCCGCTGTTCCTGCCCGACGGCGAGGAGCTCACCTCGGCCGAGCTCACCCCCGAGGCCAAGGACGCGATCTCGCACCGGGGCACGGCGTTCCGGGCGCTCGCACCCGCGATCGCGCAGCTGCTGGACTGATCGACCGCGAGGTCGAGGGCCAGCTGGGGGTGCGGAGCCGCCCCGCAGGTCCTGACGCCGGGCGGGCAGGACGCGGGGCATCTGCGCCGGCGTGAGCGCCCCGCCCCGGCATCGACGGCGTGCCTCGGGGTGCTGCGGGTCGGTGCGCTCGTGGTCGGCCTGGTGTCCGCGGGGCATCGAGCTCTGCACAGTGGTCGCCATCCGACGCGATGGCGGCCATGACGCAGAACTCGATGTGCGGTGGCTGTCGTCGTGCATGGCGCAGACGGCAGCGCGGCGGAGAGCGTCACGGCGCCAGTCCGGTCAATGTCAGCTGCTGTTCGCCACCGACATTGCGAATTCTGTCAGCAGGTTTGCGACCGGAATGAGCGGCATGAGAATTGATGTGTCGTCCCCGCATGTTCCATCGAGTAGAAAATCGAGCAGCCATCCCATGCGAACTGCGGATGAGACTTCCGCGGACCTCTCGATGACCTCTTGGTCGATGTCTATGCCAGACATTCGTAACTCGTTGCCGTACTCACCGAGCAACGTCGACCAGAGCTCACGAGGATCGACGTCACCATCGGCGGACCGGTCGACCACGAGATTGCCGACGTCATGCCCAACCGGGCCCCATCCAACAGTCGCCCAGTCGAGGATTGTGATATGAGATCCGCTGGAGCCGATGTTCATCCCGTGAAAATCATGATGCGTCGGCAACTCTGGGAAGCCCCGAATCGCTGCCGCGACGTGCGCGGCATCGACCACTCGGCCCTGAGCCCATATTCGAGCGTCTTTGCTGAGTCCCGCCGCCAACAGGGCAGCCCATCCAGGGTGGGCCAACGTCACCGCGTTGTCGAGCTTCCGGCGGGATACGTGCTGGGCTAGCCAGCCGTGCGAAAGCACCGGGCCGTCATAGTCGAGCTGAGCCGCCTGCCAACGCGCGAGACCCTTTACTGCGGAGCCGTACTCCCCGCTGGTGAGCGGCACTCTT from Brachybacterium huguangmaarense carries:
- a CDS encoding DUF2017 domain-containing protein; the protein is MAYEFVRRADGLVMCRLDPQEKAVVAQVAQEVSDLIRADLGIGAQPPRVQQAAASDDPLERLEAEFAASGPRAPSDTAVQRLFPAASEEAELAAEFRRLGQQDLAESKLRALGIVQRSIDGAGPIRAEIVLDPESSAAWLTALNDMRLVLADRLSLRRDDDIETLRMLRQIENDADLSDVPGAPGTSLAEEHEGEDEESTVAGPDLVLAVYDLLTWLQESLVGVQAHDDPER
- the rph gene encoding ribonuclease PH, with product MTTTPSTPQPEAARGDRVDGRTPDQLREVTIERGWSAHAEGSALISFGRTRVLCTASFTPGVPRWKKGSGSGWVTAEYAMLPRATSTRSDRESVKGKIGGRTHEISRLIGRSLRAIIDLDALGENTIQIDCDVLQADGGTRTAAITGAYVALADAVSWGKRHTAIPAARTVLTDSVSAVSVGIIDGRPLLDLEYREDVHAGTDMNVVVTGAGQFVEVQGTAEGAPFDRAELDALLDLAVDGCGRLAAIQRETLGTSR
- the rdgB gene encoding RdgB/HAM1 family non-canonical purine NTP pyrophosphatase; translation: MSVDAPAGARVVLATHNAKKLRELRRILAEEIPGFDERTVVSAAQIELPDVVEDGTSFAANALLKARAAASATGLLAVADDSGLAVDILGGSPGIFSARWSGRHGDDEANNDLLLAQLSDIAAEHRGAQFVCAAALVAPAAGVEVVEEGIMRGRLLGERRGEGGFGYDPLFLPDGEELTSAELTPEAKDAISHRGTAFRALAPAIAQLLD
- a CDS encoding MBL fold metallo-hydrolase gives rise to the protein MRVHVIGCNGSFAGRESAASSYLVEHTDDDGRTWRVLFDLGSGAFGTLQRVIDPTELDAVVISHLHPDHYLDLTGLEVFWAYNERQDLPQLPLYGPAALPGRIRAVMDRDDDVPDGLTTVPFDYRSITDRATIEIGPLVIEAREVLHPVESYGFRIMAGDALLVYSGDSDACEALDELAAGADLFLCEAGYIEGRDDRFTGVHLTGRRAGETAMRAGVRRVALTHIPCWTDPAIPEREARAVCDLPLQVVQALDVFEVEPRAVAAAPFSGRAVGTTPIAARR
- the murI gene encoding glutamate racemase, with the protein product MNNAPIGIFDSGVGGLTVARAILDQLPQEELLYIGDTAHTPYGPRPIAEVRAIALEIMDTLVDRGVKMLVIACNTASAAVLRDARERYDVPVVEVIQPAVRRAVAATRNRRIGVIGTAATVASRAYEDAFAAAPDLAITTAACPRFVEFVERGEVTGDEVVAVAEQYLAPVKEAGVDTLVLGCTHYPMLAGPISYVMGPEVTLVASSEETALEVYRLLRSHDMLRAEAAAPRHVFSETAARPGEPSTFARLSRRFLGPAVTMTATLPVITADAVEDAGIRIPAEGGPR
- a CDS encoding aminoglycoside phosphotransferase family protein; amino-acid sequence: MIAKEGERFGPVRSSPPSDFCRRDFHRLDWQVSRIGNTGSFPNGGLWQFSSGPAVMFVKRIGAAYLGDDPVWMLSVDQRDPQWWGREAAFYDSGLARRGWSDDCSPPECFGLDAREDEIDLWLEWVERVPLTSGEYGSAVKGLARWQAAQLDYDGPVLSHGWLAQHVSRRKLDNAVTLAHPGWAALLAAGLSKDARIWAQGRVVDAAHVAAAIRGFPELPTHHDFHGMNIGSSGSHITILDWATVGWGPVGHDVGNLVVDRSADGDVDPRELWSTLLGEYGNELRMSGIDIDQEVIERSAEVSSAVRMGWLLDFLLDGTCGDDTSILMPLIPVANLLTEFAMSVANSS